One Candidatus Stygibacter australis genomic region harbors:
- a CDS encoding C10 family peptidase has protein sequence MKKLIFILLLITVTHLIAVPVAENAAVECAQNWYLERTGNNEGVSEIIEIREQGVIVLYAINLESGFVLLAADDLAIPVFGYSNEGLYDANNLPPQMEDMLNWQKLEVFDGISRNETPSEEIVFAWEHLRAEEFMPERDLRDVTPLLSTTWNQGAYYNELCPEDNDGPNGNVWAGCVATAMAQVMKYWNYPEMGTGSHSYYHYLYGTQSANFGTTTYNWASMPNSVNNYNTSVATLFYHLGVSVDMDYGIDGSGAYSDDAIDALTGYFQYDSGAQLLWKSDYPVTTWNTMLRTELDNGRPLYYRGQNPSSGHAFNIDGYQGTDYFHLNWGWSGSYNGYFYLDDMTPGSHNYNDQQAAIFNLEPILDPEITVTSPNGGESYYRGDTIDLTWTSQDISDNVEIILYDGTNIDMVISSMTLDDGNYNWTIPVDQSIGSNYRIKVRDHVDQTVYDYSDSYFSINMPIAEELEDVVITVSGADVNEGDDFAINVSTSELDETWSLISYQFTFYYDAALMSYEDYTAGDFMGNILAYESTPGEITVAYANAMPISGAGNLVILNFNAVAEGTSSLDISNFRYNTYDIINIIPGEVNITVYSPFQEVVITAGSGNVTVGNTLEIPVSTTMMTSDMGAISFQFDIDFDPALLSFTSFSLGDVPSPGNFIANEASPGVISVAYANVMPITGEGVLCNLVFTGEAEGTSALDLNEFKYNSTYLSNLVDGSVNVVEYNPYEDVVITAGTANAAIGNSVEIPVSTTELISDMGAISFQFNLAFDNSLLTFDSFSLGEVPNPGNLIANESSPGVISVAYANVMPITGEGNLCYLTFTADAAGTSDLVLDQFKYNSTYLSNLVDGSIMISAVQYPDWSINPPDYEYSGSIWGIVLLDDVEVDITSGMLGCFVGDECRGMASFENGSIIDYTDPFGHIIFLPEVYSNVTEGETLDFLYFDAITQEVYPIAESLDFEANSTTGDGFNPFEFHASTISTVDISKNMVPGWNWFSLNVTGEDMTANGVLISIGENASNIKSQTQSAIYYPGMGWYGSLTAMNNLTFYKLEVETAATFEYTGVPVDLAATTYDLTAGWNWISYAPQEPEDINYALATVENGTNIKSQTQSAIYYTGMGWYGSLTVLNPVGGYMLQMTAPEQLNYPAPEAIRNNEIGVIIEDVLTQRDPQWYFDYHQFEYSGFIWGQVLVDDVLCDDVNDMIGAFVGEECRGIAQQSDNSVQNYTIPFGYVAFMPMVYSDNTAGDELTFKYYDASEDMEWDVENTVEFAANMVVGNGNEPYVFTVNTNSNGEDEITPTQITSCYPNPFNPEVTISFYLQQNDSADLSIYNLRGQKVATLYSGVLSDGDHAYIWDGKNDKGIEQANGVYFYRLQTGGEYHSGKMLMLK, from the coding sequence ATGAAGAAGTTAATATTTATATTACTACTTATCACAGTAACACATTTGATTGCGGTTCCAGTGGCAGAGAATGCAGCAGTGGAATGTGCGCAGAACTGGTATCTGGAAAGAACCGGTAACAATGAAGGAGTTTCGGAAATCATAGAGATCAGAGAGCAGGGAGTGATCGTGCTTTATGCCATCAACCTGGAAAGCGGATTTGTTCTGCTGGCAGCCGATGATCTGGCAATACCGGTTTTTGGTTACAGCAATGAAGGTCTTTATGATGCGAATAATCTGCCACCACAGATGGAAGATATGCTTAACTGGCAGAAGCTGGAGGTTTTTGATGGGATCAGCAGGAATGAAACACCATCTGAGGAGATAGTATTTGCCTGGGAACATTTGAGAGCGGAAGAATTCATGCCTGAGCGTGATTTAAGGGATGTTACCCCACTTTTGAGTACTACCTGGAATCAGGGTGCATATTATAATGAATTGTGCCCGGAAGATAATGATGGACCTAATGGTAACGTGTGGGCAGGTTGTGTGGCAACTGCCATGGCACAGGTAATGAAATACTGGAACTATCCTGAAATGGGAACAGGATCGCACAGTTATTATCATTATCTTTATGGTACACAATCAGCAAATTTTGGAACAACCACCTATAATTGGGCAAGTATGCCTAATTCAGTGAATAATTATAATACTTCAGTAGCTACTCTGTTCTATCATCTGGGAGTTTCAGTGGATATGGATTATGGTATAGATGGTTCTGGTGCCTATAGTGATGATGCAATTGATGCCTTAACGGGTTATTTCCAGTATGATTCCGGGGCTCAATTGCTTTGGAAAAGTGATTATCCTGTTACTACCTGGAATACGATGCTGCGAACGGAGCTTGATAATGGCAGACCTTTATATTATCGGGGACAAAATCCCAGCAGTGGACACGCATTTAATATTGATGGCTATCAGGGTACCGACTATTTTCATTTGAATTGGGGCTGGAGCGGAAGTTATAATGGCTACTTTTATCTGGATGATATGACACCCGGTAGTCATAATTATAATGATCAACAGGCAGCTATTTTTAATCTTGAGCCGATTTTGGATCCTGAAATAACGGTGACATCTCCTAATGGTGGAGAAAGTTATTATCGGGGTGATACTATTGATCTAACCTGGACATCGCAGGATATCAGTGATAATGTTGAAATTATTCTTTATGATGGTACTAATATTGATATGGTGATCAGTAGCATGACTCTTGATGATGGTAACTATAACTGGACAATACCAGTCGATCAATCAATCGGCAGTAATTATCGGATCAAAGTGAGGGATCATGTTGATCAAACTGTATATGATTATAGTGATTCATATTTCAGCATCAATATGCCCATAGCTGAGGAACTGGAGGATGTAGTTATCACAGTAAGTGGGGCAGATGTAAATGAGGGAGATGATTTTGCGATCAATGTATCCACTTCAGAACTTGATGAGACCTGGAGCTTGATCTCTTATCAATTTACGTTTTATTATGATGCTGCTCTGATGAGCTATGAAGACTATACAGCAGGAGATTTCATGGGAAATATTTTAGCCTATGAAAGTACACCGGGAGAAATTACAGTTGCCTATGCTAATGCCATGCCCATCAGTGGGGCAGGAAATCTGGTAATCCTTAATTTTAATGCCGTGGCAGAAGGGACATCCAGCCTGGATATTAGTAATTTCAGATATAATACTTATGATATCATCAATATTATCCCTGGAGAAGTGAATATAACAGTATATAGCCCTTTCCAGGAAGTAGTGATCACTGCCGGATCAGGTAACGTAACTGTAGGAAATACTTTAGAGATCCCTGTCAGCACAACTATGATGACAAGTGATATGGGAGCTATTTCCTTCCAGTTTGACATTGATTTTGATCCCGCATTATTATCATTTACTTCATTTTCATTAGGTGATGTACCATCTCCAGGAAACTTCATTGCTAATGAAGCATCTCCTGGCGTGATATCAGTTGCCTATGCAAATGTAATGCCAATTACGGGCGAAGGTGTTCTTTGTAATCTTGTATTTACAGGTGAAGCAGAAGGAACTTCTGCTCTTGATCTTAATGAATTCAAGTATAATTCCACTTATCTATCTAATTTAGTAGATGGTAGTGTGAACGTCGTGGAATATAATCCTTATGAAGATGTAGTAATCACTGCCGGAACAGCTAATGCAGCAATCGGCAATTCTGTCGAGATCCCTGTGAGTACTACAGAATTAATTAGTGATATGGGAGCTATCTCATTCCAGTTCAATCTGGCTTTTGATAATAGTTTACTTACTTTTGACAGTTTTTCATTAGGTGAAGTTCCTAATCCAGGTAACCTGATCGCTAATGAATCTTCTCCTGGTGTGATCTCAGTTGCTTATGCAAATGTGATGCCAATTACAGGTGAAGGTAATCTCTGTTACCTTACATTTACTGCTGATGCAGCAGGAACCAGTGACCTGGTACTTGACCAGTTCAAATATAATTCTACTTATCTGAGCAATCTGGTTGATGGAAGTATCATGATCTCTGCAGTTCAATATCCGGATTGGTCGATCAATCCTCCAGACTATGAATATAGTGGTTCAATTTGGGGTATTGTACTCCTGGATGATGTGGAAGTTGATATAACCAGTGGAATGCTGGGCTGCTTTGTGGGTGATGAATGCCGTGGTATGGCCAGTTTTGAAAATGGCTCAATCATTGACTACACCGATCCTTTTGGTCATATAATTTTCCTGCCAGAGGTTTATAGTAATGTAACCGAAGGCGAAACTCTTGATTTCTTATACTTTGATGCTATCACACAAGAAGTATATCCAATAGCAGAATCTCTTGATTTTGAAGCAAACTCGACAACTGGCGATGGCTTTAATCCTTTTGAATTTCATGCTTCCACCATTTCGACAGTAGATATCAGTAAGAATATGGTTCCCGGCTGGAACTGGTTCTCATTGAATGTAACCGGTGAAGATATGACAGCAAATGGAGTTCTCATATCAATTGGTGAAAACGCTTCTAATATTAAGAGTCAGACCCAGAGTGCCATTTATTATCCTGGCATGGGTTGGTATGGTTCATTGACAGCAATGAATAATCTTACTTTCTACAAGCTGGAAGTTGAAACTGCTGCTACTTTTGAATATACCGGTGTGCCGGTAGATCTGGCTGCTACAACTTATGATCTGACTGCTGGCTGGAACTGGATCTCTTATGCACCACAGGAACCAGAAGATATTAATTATGCTTTGGCAACAGTGGAAAATGGAACCAATATTAAAAGTCAGACTCAGAGTGCCATTTATTATACTGGTATGGGTTGGTATGGTTCACTAACCGTCTTGAATCCCGTTGGTGGATACATGCTGCAAATGACTGCTCCAGAACAATTAAACTATCCTGCTCCAGAGGCTATAAGAAATAATGAAATTGGGGTAATTATTGAAGATGTGTTAACTCAACGTGATCCTCAGTGGTATTTTGATTATCATCAATTTGAATATAGTGGATTTATCTGGGGTCAGGTTTTAGTTGATGATGTTTTATGCGATGATGTGAATGATATGATAGGGGCATTTGTTGGAGAAGAATGCAGGGGTATTGCCCAGCAGAGTGATAACAGCGTGCAGAATTATACTATACCTTTTGGATACGTAGCCTTTATGCCGATGGTATATAGCGATAATACAGCCGGAGATGAGCTAACATTCAAGTATTATGATGCCAGCGAAGATATGGAGTGGGATGTGGAAAACACCGTGGAATTTGCTGCTAATATGGTGGTTGGAAACGGAAATGAACCTTACGTGTTCACCGTAAATACAAATTCCAATGGGGAAGATGAGATCACGCCAACTCAGATAACCAGTTGCTATCCTAATCCCTTTAACCCGGAAGTTACTATTTCCTTCTATCTGCAGCAGAATGACAGTGCTGATCTGAGTATTTATAACCTGAGGGGACAGAAAGTGGCAACCCTATACAGCGGTGTACTGTCTGACGGTGATCATGCATATATCTGGGATGGGAAAAATG